A portion of the Hymenobacter gelipurpurascens genome contains these proteins:
- a CDS encoding efflux RND transporter permease subunit, giving the protein MRNSIFEAYKAPIAVVLALALGLGVLAYRRISVALFPEVTFPKVKVIADNGLQPVNRMMVTVTKPMEDAMKQVPGLTLLRSTTSRGSCEISAYLDWNADVVRSQQTIESRLNQIRNDLPPGTQISVERMNPAILPVMGYTLEGPGRSALELRRLALYTVKPFISQVDGVSAVQIQGGRTKEFEVELVPDQLAALNLTPNDVSTMLGQTNFVQSNGYLSDYRRLYLTVTDATITSRQDVENVVLRNDGRRIVRLADVATVRVGEQPEYTRVNANGHDAVLIGVLRQPDANVVEVAAGVRAKIKTLQAGLPRGIRLAPYYDQSDFVSEVVRSVQDSLWIGLALALLVTTLFLRSARASLTILLAIPLALALTLSVLYFGLNYSFNIMTLGAIAAAIGLMIDDAVVMVEQLHRVGEEHPNASTPEVVARSVQHLLPALIGSSLSTIVIFLPFVLLGGVAGAYFNVLATTMVVALLCSFVVAWLGLPVLYLLLTQLGLGQPKEARTKDRIDRPEPVPTDSPALLVEQPEGVLIDEAADPGLTDAAHHEIPWVRSVIRHPAYSVVGVAVLVALMWFIIPRLATGFLPEMDEGAIVLDYNSPPGTSLQETDRMLRQAEKLIVKVPEVASYSRRTGTQMGFFITEPNSGDYLIRLKTDRSRTTDEVIDDIRQRIESSQPALVIDFGQVIGDMLGDLMSTVQPIEIKLFGPNAATRYGLAEKVAGIVENTPGTADVFDGIVRVGPSIDVRPDPRRLAQFGITGTDFQAQLQTQLEGVVAGNVLEGEQLLNIRLRYPQANTISLQQVRQQPIFLPNGQRRRLDELAVVTVSAGDAELERENLQAMTAITARLNGRDLGSAMSEIRQKLDRDLPLPPGYFIQFGGSYAEQQQSFQELLTILVSACLLVFAVGLFLFRDLKAAALILLVAVLGPAGGSLALYLTNTPLNVGSYTGLIMVVGIIGENAIFTLQQFNDARRSAPVEQAIGYAIAARLRPKLMTALSAIAALLPLALGIGAGAQLHQPLAIAVIGGLLLALPLLLVVLPSLLRLAYRRKDEKMLVVA; this is encoded by the coding sequence GAAGCAGGTGCCGGGCCTCACGCTGCTGCGCTCCACCACCAGCCGTGGCAGCTGCGAAATATCGGCTTACCTCGATTGGAATGCCGATGTGGTTCGGAGCCAGCAAACCATTGAGTCGCGGCTGAACCAGATTCGAAACGACCTGCCGCCGGGCACGCAAATCAGTGTAGAGCGCATGAATCCGGCTATTTTGCCCGTAATGGGTTACACCCTGGAAGGGCCGGGCCGCTCGGCGTTGGAGCTGCGCCGCCTGGCACTCTACACCGTGAAGCCCTTTATTTCGCAGGTAGATGGCGTGTCGGCGGTGCAGATTCAGGGCGGGCGCACCAAGGAGTTTGAGGTGGAGCTGGTGCCCGACCAATTGGCGGCTCTGAACCTGACGCCCAATGACGTGAGCACCATGCTGGGCCAGACCAACTTCGTGCAATCGAACGGCTACCTCTCCGACTACCGGCGCCTCTACCTTACCGTCACGGATGCCACCATTACTAGTCGCCAAGATGTAGAAAACGTGGTGCTGCGCAATGATGGGCGCCGCATTGTGCGCCTGGCCGATGTAGCCACGGTGCGCGTAGGCGAGCAACCCGAGTACACCCGCGTAAATGCCAACGGCCACGATGCGGTGCTTATCGGCGTACTGCGTCAGCCCGATGCCAACGTGGTGGAAGTGGCAGCGGGCGTACGGGCCAAAATCAAAACCCTGCAGGCAGGCCTACCACGCGGCATTCGCCTCGCACCGTACTACGACCAGTCGGATTTCGTGAGCGAAGTGGTGCGCTCCGTGCAGGATTCCCTCTGGATTGGCCTGGCGCTGGCGCTGCTGGTTACCACGCTGTTTCTGCGGTCGGCGCGGGCCTCGCTCACTATTCTACTGGCTATTCCGCTGGCACTGGCCCTCACGCTTTCCGTGCTGTATTTCGGGCTGAACTACTCCTTCAACATCATGACGCTGGGCGCCATAGCCGCCGCCATCGGCCTGATGATTGACGACGCGGTGGTAATGGTGGAACAGCTGCACCGCGTGGGCGAGGAACACCCCAATGCCTCTACCCCAGAGGTGGTGGCCCGCTCGGTGCAGCACCTGCTGCCCGCCCTCATCGGTTCTTCGCTGAGTACTATCGTCATCTTTCTGCCCTTCGTACTGCTGGGCGGCGTGGCCGGGGCCTATTTCAACGTGCTGGCTACTACTATGGTAGTGGCGTTGCTGTGCTCCTTCGTGGTGGCGTGGCTAGGCCTGCCGGTGCTCTACCTGCTGCTCACCCAGCTAGGCCTGGGCCAGCCCAAAGAAGCGCGCACCAAAGACCGCATTGATCGGCCCGAGCCCGTCCCGACTGATTCGCCGGCGTTGCTGGTGGAGCAACCGGAAGGGGTGCTTATTGATGAAGCCGCCGACCCGGGCCTGACGGATGCAGCTCACCACGAAATTCCGTGGGTGCGCTCGGTTATCCGGCATCCGGCGTACTCGGTGGTGGGCGTGGCGGTGCTGGTGGCCCTGATGTGGTTTATCATTCCGCGCCTGGCCACCGGTTTTCTGCCTGAGATGGATGAGGGCGCCATTGTGCTCGACTACAACTCGCCACCGGGCACCTCGCTCCAGGAAACCGACCGGATGCTGCGCCAAGCTGAGAAGCTGATTGTGAAAGTGCCGGAAGTGGCCAGCTACTCACGCCGGACGGGCACTCAAATGGGCTTTTTCATCACCGAGCCCAATAGTGGCGACTACCTCATTCGGCTCAAAACCGACCGCAGCCGCACCACCGACGAGGTAATTGATGACATTCGGCAGCGCATCGAAAGCTCCCAGCCAGCCCTGGTGATTGACTTCGGCCAGGTTATCGGGGATATGCTGGGGGACTTGATGAGCACTGTGCAGCCCATTGAAATCAAGCTCTTTGGTCCGAATGCGGCTACCCGCTACGGCCTGGCAGAGAAGGTGGCCGGCATCGTGGAAAATACGCCGGGCACCGCCGATGTATTCGACGGCATTGTGCGCGTGGGACCTTCCATTGATGTGCGCCCCGACCCGCGCCGCCTGGCACAATTCGGCATTACGGGCACCGATTTTCAGGCCCAGCTCCAAACGCAACTGGAGGGCGTGGTAGCGGGCAATGTGCTGGAAGGTGAACAGCTGCTGAACATCCGGCTGCGCTACCCGCAGGCCAACACCATCAGCCTGCAGCAGGTACGGCAGCAGCCCATTTTCCTGCCCAACGGCCAGCGCCGCCGCCTCGATGAGCTGGCCGTGGTCACGGTGTCGGCCGGCGACGCGGAGCTGGAGCGGGAGAACCTGCAGGCCATGACGGCTATTACGGCCCGCCTGAACGGCCGCGACCTAGGCTCGGCCATGAGCGAAATCCGCCAGAAGCTCGACCGCGACCTGCCCCTGCCTCCCGGCTACTTTATTCAGTTCGGGGGTTCGTATGCCGAGCAGCAGCAGTCGTTTCAGGAGCTGCTCACCATTCTGGTGTCGGCGTGCCTGCTGGTATTCGCCGTAGGCCTGTTCCTGTTTCGCGATTTGAAAGCGGCGGCCCTGATTCTGCTGGTGGCCGTGCTGGGCCCGGCCGGAGGTAGTCTGGCATTGTATCTGACGAACACGCCCCTGAACGTAGGCTCCTACACCGGCCTGATTATGGTGGTCGGCATCATTGGCGAAAACGCCATCTTCACCCTACAGCAGTTCAATGATGCGCGCCGAAGTGCCCCCGTAGAGCAGGCCATCGGCTACGCTATTGCGGCCCGCCTGCGCCCCAAGCTCATGACGGCGCTATCGGCCATTGCCGCCCTGCTGCCGCTTGCGCTGGGCATCGGGGCCGGCGCGCAGCTGCATCAGCCGCTGGCCATTGCCGTAATTGGCGGGCTGCTGCTGGCGCTGCCCCTGCTGCTCGTAGTACTGCCGAGCTTGCTGCGCCTGGCCTACCGGCGGAAAGATGAGAAGATGCTGGTAGTGGCCTAG
- a CDS encoding phosphatase PAP2 family protein encodes MNKHLLGLIQLIRRALRGHGPLIALLLLGVGAPWFIFVEVAEDIWESGGFIGDQSILEWIHHLEAPTLDTVALAFTTAGGPEVMSLLGLALVGLLYWKRCRHEALFFALAVCGAVALNVLAKTLFGRPRPALWESIAPAKFYSFPSGHAMGSAALAAALGFLLWQSPWRWPVCILGTLFTLGVGLSRMYLGVHYPSDVLAGWVCSLGWVAGLHVLLSPDFQQLQTWWREGVAYWNRSV; translated from the coding sequence ATGAATAAGCATCTGTTGGGGCTGATACAACTGATCCGAAGGGCGTTGCGGGGACATGGCCCGCTCATTGCGTTGCTGCTGCTCGGAGTTGGAGCGCCTTGGTTCATCTTCGTGGAGGTAGCCGAAGATATCTGGGAAAGCGGGGGCTTCATCGGCGACCAGTCCATTCTGGAGTGGATTCACCACCTAGAAGCGCCTACGCTCGATACCGTTGCGCTGGCTTTCACCACGGCGGGTGGTCCGGAAGTGATGTCGTTGCTGGGTTTGGCACTGGTAGGCCTCCTGTATTGGAAGCGCTGCCGCCACGAAGCGCTGTTCTTTGCTTTGGCAGTATGCGGGGCAGTAGCTCTGAATGTGCTGGCTAAAACGCTTTTCGGTCGGCCCAGGCCAGCGTTGTGGGAGTCTATTGCGCCGGCCAAGTTCTACAGCTTCCCCAGTGGGCATGCAATGGGCTCGGCCGCGCTAGCCGCCGCGCTGGGCTTTTTGCTTTGGCAAAGTCCCTGGCGTTGGCCCGTATGTATTCTAGGCACCTTGTTCACGTTGGGTGTAGGCCTCTCGCGGATGTACCTAGGCGTGCATTACCCCTCCGATGTACTGGCCGGTTGGGTCTGCTCGCTGGGGTGGGTGGCCGGGCTGCACGTTCTACTTTCTCCTGATTTTCAGCAGCTCCAAACGTGGTGGCGCGAGGGGGTGGCCTACTGGAACCGGTCGGTATAA
- a CDS encoding phosphatase PAP2 family protein, with the protein MKATIVPALMIGYGAYTFNGGGFYTNQQANRDIHKVFPTYRSGLDNYLIFAPYAELGLVALAGVESKNDRLNTLLVIGKSELIMLATVFAVKNLSRETRPDGSDNLSFPSGHTAQAFLAASIVHNEFRDKSQWYGIGAYTLATSVAALRMINTKHWQSDVVAGAGFGILSAHLGYLTHRNRWGRQPRVLQGTSFSPMWMPGGMGMNVVWHPTK; encoded by the coding sequence GTGAAGGCTACCATTGTGCCGGCCCTCATGATTGGCTACGGCGCCTATACGTTCAACGGGGGCGGTTTCTATACCAACCAGCAAGCCAACCGCGATATTCACAAGGTCTTCCCAACTTACCGCTCCGGCCTCGATAACTACCTCATTTTCGCGCCCTACGCCGAGCTGGGGTTGGTGGCGTTGGCGGGTGTGGAGTCGAAGAACGACCGTCTCAACACCTTGCTGGTTATCGGTAAATCGGAGCTGATTATGCTGGCTACCGTGTTTGCGGTCAAGAATCTTTCCCGCGAAACCCGCCCCGATGGCTCCGATAACCTCTCGTTTCCTTCGGGCCACACGGCCCAGGCCTTTTTGGCGGCTAGTATCGTGCACAACGAGTTCCGCGACAAAAGCCAGTGGTACGGCATCGGGGCCTACACCCTGGCCACGAGCGTAGCAGCCCTGCGCATGATCAATACCAAGCACTGGCAGAGTGATGTGGTGGCGGGCGCGGGCTTCGGCATTCTGTCGGCCCACCTAGGCTACCTCACCCACCGCAACCGCTGGGGCCGCCAGCCCCGCGTGCTGCAGGGCACCAGCTTTTCGCCGATGTGGATGCCGGGCGGCATGGGTATGAACGTAGTGTGGCACCCCACGAAGTAA
- a CDS encoding DUF4153 domain-containing protein — MNASTTWAVPAPAAARSRALPLSLSTLQKLLLPLGTIAFDVLFWNQEIGLNLALYTLLIVAGTLAGLPRHAPQWRSVGFWVLLLGTLLSAALVVVYGSGAARLACLASLVLFLGFRNQPQLRQVAYAFLTALGSASRVLPALLPLLWFSSGSTGSWPRTRFYGRLLLLPLIILGVFHVLFSLGNSQYAALSSAVFNKIGEWLARLFIDISVPHLLFFVLGLVLTAGAVVLVPIHFFLDQESQFGEFVRRQRDRVASFAVRRPDFRARSFRTLDLRKENLAALAVFGLVNVLLLVVNAIDIHWIWFGFTPAPGFDLTQFVHEGTYVLILSILVAMGIVLWFFRRNLNFYGKGLPALRWGATMWVVQNVVLVVSVGLRNYYYILHTGLAYKRIGVYGFLLLTLFGLGTVLLKIWQRRSAFSLVRLNAWAVYAIVLLLAAGNWEVWMTRYNLQPRFRTVDLGFLLDMPERMLPELAARESVLDGMTRIVLINRYGYGETEITPAKAHELVQKRLQRWQKAYPQYRTWQSWTLAESQAYQELFGGPKAVVVR; from the coding sequence ATGAATGCCTCTACCACTTGGGCCGTACCGGCGCCTGCAGCCGCTAGGTCGCGCGCGTTGCCACTTTCCTTGAGCACCCTGCAGAAACTGCTCCTGCCACTGGGCACCATTGCCTTCGACGTCCTCTTCTGGAATCAGGAAATCGGGCTGAACCTGGCGCTGTACACACTCCTGATTGTGGCGGGTACGCTGGCGGGCCTGCCGCGCCACGCGCCGCAGTGGCGTTCCGTCGGCTTTTGGGTGCTGCTGCTCGGTACACTGCTGAGTGCGGCCCTGGTGGTAGTGTATGGCTCGGGCGCGGCGCGGCTGGCATGTTTGGCGTCGCTGGTACTGTTTCTGGGTTTTCGAAATCAGCCCCAGCTCCGGCAGGTGGCCTACGCCTTCCTGACGGCCCTGGGCAGTGCCAGCCGCGTTTTGCCGGCGCTACTGCCACTGCTGTGGTTTTCGAGTGGAAGCACCGGCAGCTGGCCGCGCACCCGTTTCTACGGGCGTCTGCTGCTGTTACCCCTTATAATACTGGGGGTGTTTCATGTGCTGTTTTCGCTCGGCAACTCGCAGTATGCGGCGTTGAGCAGCGCCGTGTTTAACAAAATAGGAGAGTGGCTGGCACGGCTGTTTATTGATATATCGGTGCCGCACCTGCTGTTCTTCGTGCTAGGCCTGGTGCTTACGGCCGGCGCGGTGGTACTGGTGCCCATCCATTTCTTTCTGGATCAGGAGTCGCAGTTCGGGGAGTTTGTGCGGCGGCAGCGCGACCGGGTGGCCTCCTTTGCCGTGCGCCGCCCCGATTTTCGCGCCCGAAGCTTCCGCACCCTGGATCTGCGCAAAGAGAACTTGGCCGCGCTGGCCGTGTTTGGGCTCGTGAACGTGCTGCTGCTGGTGGTTAATGCCATTGATATCCACTGGATCTGGTTCGGCTTCACGCCCGCGCCCGGCTTCGACCTGACCCAATTCGTGCACGAAGGTACCTACGTGCTGATTCTGAGTATTCTGGTGGCCATGGGCATTGTGCTGTGGTTTTTCCGCCGCAACCTTAACTTCTACGGCAAAGGCCTGCCCGCGCTGCGCTGGGGTGCTACCATGTGGGTGGTGCAGAACGTGGTGCTGGTGGTATCCGTGGGGCTGCGCAACTACTACTACATTCTGCACACCGGACTGGCCTACAAGCGCATTGGGGTGTACGGTTTTCTGCTCCTAACCTTGTTTGGGCTGGGCACGGTGCTGCTCAAAATCTGGCAGCGCCGCTCGGCTTTCTCGCTGGTGCGCCTGAATGCCTGGGCCGTGTACGCGATAGTGCTCCTGCTGGCCGCCGGCAACTGGGAGGTCTGGATGACGCGCTATAACCTGCAGCCCCGCTTCCGGACCGTTGACCTTGGTTTCCTGCTGGATATGCCCGAGCGCATGCTGCCCGAGCTGGCCGCCCGCGAGTCGGTGCTGGATGGCATGACGCGCATCGTGCTCATCAACCGCTACGGCTACGGCGAAACGGAAATCACGCCGGCCAAAGCCCACGAGTTGGTGCAGAAGCGGCTGCAGCGCTGGCAGAAGGCCTATCCGCAGTACCGCACCTGGCAGAGCTGGACCCTCGCCGAATCGCAGGCTTATCAGGAGCTGTTCGGCGGGCCCAAAGCCGTAGTGGTCCGCTAG
- a CDS encoding winged helix-turn-helix domain-containing protein: MKHVIHTLNKAFDNRVRLGVMAVLMANESVSFNELKEALDLTDGNLASHVSALEKAGYVAVSKQFIGKKPNTTYSASKDGKLAFQDHLTALEKLLRPSS; encoded by the coding sequence TTGAAACACGTTATCCATACGCTCAATAAAGCTTTCGACAACCGCGTGCGGCTGGGCGTGATGGCCGTGCTCATGGCAAATGAGTCGGTGAGTTTTAACGAGCTGAAAGAAGCCCTGGACCTGACCGATGGCAACCTAGCCAGCCACGTGTCGGCACTGGAAAAAGCAGGGTATGTGGCCGTGAGCAAGCAGTTTATCGGCAAGAAGCCGAACACCACCTACTCGGCCTCCAAGGATGGAAAACTTGCCTTTCAGGATCATCTGACGGCTTTGGAAAAATTGCTGCGGCCTAGCAGCTAA
- a CDS encoding NUDIX hydrolase yields MKLRLQLFEFEDLPWFPRVIRTGMMDYLRFMISALGTYQPIVPLLKHALEETGDTHILELCAGAGGGTEGVLRTLQATGLPQARICLTDLYPQPAAWQLLAHRTPGLLFEPSAVDATAVPTGLRGFRTVFSAFHHFPPAVAEALLADAVHQRAGVGVFEGAGKHWAEVLLALTVLPVAQLLITPFIRPFRLSRLFFTYIVPLIPLFTIWDGCVSILRMYPPEQLLALAQRADPEDSYIWQAGKVRHWWGPQVTYLLGIPKKTDRNV; encoded by the coding sequence GTGAAACTTCGCCTCCAGCTATTTGAATTCGAAGACCTGCCCTGGTTTCCGCGCGTCATCCGGACGGGTATGATGGACTATCTGCGCTTCATGATTTCGGCACTGGGCACCTACCAGCCCATTGTGCCGCTGCTCAAGCACGCCCTGGAGGAAACCGGAGACACCCATATCCTAGAGCTGTGCGCCGGCGCGGGTGGCGGCACCGAAGGCGTGTTGCGCACTTTGCAGGCTACTGGCCTACCGCAAGCGCGCATCTGCCTCACCGATCTGTATCCGCAGCCGGCCGCCTGGCAGCTACTGGCGCATCGTACGCCCGGTTTGCTGTTCGAGCCGAGCGCCGTCGATGCCACCGCCGTCCCGACTGGCCTACGGGGATTTCGCACGGTGTTTTCGGCATTTCATCACTTCCCTCCTGCCGTTGCCGAAGCCCTGCTGGCCGATGCCGTGCACCAGCGCGCCGGCGTTGGCGTATTTGAGGGAGCAGGCAAGCACTGGGCGGAAGTTCTGCTGGCTCTCACGGTGCTGCCGGTGGCGCAACTGCTCATTACGCCCTTCATTCGGCCCTTTCGGCTCAGCCGGCTGTTTTTCACCTATATAGTGCCGCTCATACCGCTGTTCACCATCTGGGATGGGTGCGTCTCGATTCTGCGTATGTACCCGCCGGAGCAGCTCCTTGCCCTTGCCCAACGCGCCGATCCGGAAGATTCTTATATCTGGCAGGCGGGCAAAGTACGCCACTGGTGGGGCCCGCAGGTTACGTATCTGTTGGGCATTCCTAAGAAAACAGACCGTAACGTGTAG
- a CDS encoding UbiA family prenyltransferase has protein sequence MPLAAYRRALPLLRIPFSVYLMPVYWFGLSALREPFSIGRAVAVFVVLHLLAYPASNGYNSYYDRDEDSIGGLKHPPKVSPELLHLVWLFDALAVLGSLWLSWWFGALVIGYLLVSKAYSFEGIRLKKYPLLSTLVVIVFQGAYTFLMTQIGVGASSTEIHTPQNLLLALVSSLFLCGSYPLTQVYQHQEDSRRGDQTLSLRLGVRGTFVFAGLGLLAGAATLAVAYIWRQELPNLLIFLIATGPVVVLFLGWARAVWQNPAAASFERTMRMNQVSSLCLSAAFLLMLLRHWL, from the coding sequence ATGCCACTTGCCGCTTACCGCCGGGCTCTGCCGCTGCTACGCATCCCGTTCTCTGTGTACCTGATGCCCGTGTATTGGTTTGGGCTGAGTGCCTTGCGCGAACCATTCAGTATCGGGCGAGCTGTAGCCGTGTTTGTGGTGCTGCACCTACTGGCCTACCCGGCTTCTAATGGCTACAACAGCTACTACGACCGTGACGAGGACAGCATCGGCGGCCTGAAGCACCCGCCCAAAGTCTCCCCGGAGCTGCTGCACCTCGTGTGGCTCTTTGATGCGCTGGCCGTGCTGGGCAGCTTGTGGCTGAGCTGGTGGTTTGGGGCGCTGGTGATAGGCTACCTGCTGGTATCCAAAGCGTATAGTTTTGAAGGAATCCGGCTCAAAAAGTACCCACTGCTTAGTACGCTGGTGGTCATCGTCTTCCAGGGAGCCTACACATTTCTGATGACGCAGATCGGAGTAGGCGCTTCCTCTACCGAAATCCACACGCCGCAAAATCTGCTGTTGGCGCTGGTCAGTAGTCTGTTTCTGTGCGGCTCGTATCCGCTCACGCAGGTGTATCAGCACCAGGAAGACTCCCGCCGCGGCGACCAAACCCTGAGCCTGCGGCTGGGTGTCCGGGGCACGTTTGTGTTTGCGGGCCTGGGCCTGCTGGCCGGCGCCGCCACCCTGGCAGTGGCCTACATCTGGCGCCAGGAGCTGCCCAACCTCCTGATTTTCCTGATAGCCACGGGGCCGGTGGTGGTGCTCTTTCTGGGCTGGGCACGGGCTGTGTGGCAAAATCCGGCGGCGGCCAGCTTTGAGCGCACTATGCGCATGAACCAGGTTTCTTCGTTGTGCCTAAGCGCGGCCTTCTTGCTGATGCTCCTGCGCCACTGGCTCTAG
- a CDS encoding DsbA family protein, with product MEQQSTLPELLYIYDAYCGWCYGMSTVVQRVEREFAGRLTVGVLSGGMLTKEEVGPIGLDWEERAGYLQQVEQVAGVQFGNAYRQLGQEGSYIQHSEPPARALHVFRQLDPEGRAVDFAHDIQQALFAHGQNLNDVATYEALIQAYGLNAEEFRRQFFLPATATTVQQEFAAVNRIGVQGFPTSILRVGAQGYVLSRGYQPYAAFVQGLEQALQQAQE from the coding sequence ATGGAACAGCAGTCAACCCTACCCGAGCTCCTCTATATCTATGATGCGTATTGCGGCTGGTGCTACGGTATGAGCACCGTGGTGCAACGCGTGGAGCGCGAGTTTGCCGGGCGCCTTACGGTAGGCGTGCTCAGCGGAGGCATGCTGACGAAAGAAGAAGTAGGCCCCATTGGTCTAGATTGGGAAGAGCGCGCCGGCTATCTGCAACAGGTAGAGCAGGTGGCAGGCGTACAGTTCGGCAACGCCTACCGGCAACTCGGCCAAGAGGGTAGCTATATTCAGCACTCGGAGCCGCCGGCGCGGGCGCTGCATGTGTTTCGCCAGCTGGATCCAGAAGGACGGGCAGTAGATTTTGCCCACGATATCCAGCAGGCACTTTTTGCGCACGGCCAGAACCTGAATGACGTAGCCACTTATGAGGCGCTGATACAGGCCTACGGACTAAACGCTGAAGAATTTCGGCGGCAGTTTTTTCTGCCCGCAACGGCTACCACCGTACAGCAGGAATTTGCGGCTGTTAACCGGATTGGCGTGCAGGGCTTCCCGACCAGCATTCTGCGCGTAGGGGCGCAGGGCTACGTGCTTAGTCGGGGGTATCAGCCCTATGCCGCCTTTGTGCAAGGGCTGGAGCAAGCCTTGCAGCAAGCACAAGAATAG